TTTAGGGACGATAAGTTTTTGCACGACAAGTATTATGATGGGATCCACTTTGAAAATCCGATGAGTTGAATCACAAGCGCaacgagataaaattatttagagAATAATTGATGAGTtatgtgttttgtacaattcCTAGATAGaatctgtgtgctaaaatattttttgggttggacctgaatcaggagggagaggccctgacgaattctttggagtctaggccttgggggtaaatacacccaaTTTGAGTTCTTTAAGGcatgacgagttaaaatgattttcaaactaattgaatagttgtgtgtattgcatagtttataggtaaagtgtatatgattcatgaggtgtgataacatgttaaattgagattatatcaTTGTGATTAAGACCgagtgtgtatgtgtgtgataaattgagtatgtattgacatgtaatatatatgtgcattgagatgttgtctgcattgagttgtgagctatgaatcgtACAATCATATGACTATAAGACCTTTTAAGGGTGATGAGTTAAtgcgcgacgagtattgtgatgagaacCATTGTGGGGACCCGATAAGTTTAATTACAAGTGcgacgagataaaattattttgagaacaattgaggagtcgtgtgttttgtacaattcatagatagagtctgtgtgctaaaatgttttatagGTTGTACCTGAATTGggagggagagaccctgacgaactcttcggagtctaggccttgggggtaaatacacctagtttgagtgctcctttaagcgtgtgccgatcccacatggttggagtatTCTCACAAAACAACGTGATCCTGAATGGTCTCCCTATGGTGATAGTGACCTAACTTACCAATGTGTGGTTTgttttgtcatgtactcctaggctcccgacgaggtttttcactaacatggcaccacattgcatataggattgagtcttaatatatctgttgcataatgcttgtgtattgatcgatatagattgatttagtgatattgtgttttgatccttgagtacgtgaatgatgtaaaaatgaatgagacgtgttttgtgatgtgatgttacgCGACAAGTGGTGGAATGACGTGAGTTAAGTATAAGTAAGTTATATTtcgtttatatgatatgtatatctgcATGTTGGtttatttctctctattagttaggaatgtgataactcactccccatgtgttatttgtgtatcttgtgatgatctcaaactttgtattcgtgggagcagatgactaggtggattgCTTTAATGAACCTTATGCCGCAGGACGTCATGATACAAtgctttgataggatgtgactTTGGGGCAtgagtttttgtttaattacatgatgttatgaaccaaaaatatttctgacacgttttatttgataatagtgaagtgaatttgattcttatgtttCTCGTGagttcttttatgtttattgaataaaatctcattttatgtaatttcGTATTTTcgtgtattttattatataaatatgcaaATCAGGGTAGAAGGTGTCACACCTATCACCATGTTTAcccatacatatttttttatatcattggaTTGTTTTATCCTTGGTTTGAAGTTGTTCCTAAAACATTTTCTCTGTTAAACGAATTTAAACTTTATAATGGTGCTTTTTGATAAAGAAACTCTTTTCAGTTTTTGTCTTTAGGGCGTTGAACCTAGTTCTCCATATTTGATGTAGAGTCGGGTTACTATTGAGCTCTATTTTAGCTCAGGTAGGCAGCTGATTAATTTTCTCTGATTTGGCCTTGCAATGtctataatatattttggttTACTTTCGTTGATTTAAATGTTACTAGTTTGTGTTGCTATGTTTCTTCATAACATCTTAATAATGCCTTTTTATAGCTTTTGGAGGAAGGCGAGGAAGGAAATCATGGTCTACCTTAAGATCAAAGCTTGAAATCCCTATGTaggttgttagtttttttttccaggCTAAATAATGACACCCTGATATTTATTTTCACgtttaaatttgtttgattgtcaGTATTTGCTTAACTTTATATTGTCTTAGCAATTTTGGTGGaaagaaattaaacaacttTATAACTTACTGGTATAGGAGATACAAGGGATGGTAAAAATTTGGctggatttaattatttttaagggaaaagagagaaactACATATTCTTTTGGTttgaaattaaagtaaaaactgAGGACATTGCATTTAGGACTTCATCATTACCCGTGCATGTAATTCTTAGGGACACattattttatgaaaggatTGTGCATTTTCTGTTAACCTACAACCTAAGAAGGATACAGTGAAGAACCTAAGAAACTAGCAAGGAAGTAAACATTTATCTTTATATCATTATAGTCCATTCTGTCAATAAGTTGCATGAAAATCTGAATAAATTAACTACTTTTCTCCATTTCTActtttttctcatttcttttGCTGTCTTCCTCTAACTTTTCTTCAGTCTGAAACATAAGGGCATATGTCTTGTATGCTAGTGCTTATTTTTCTCCTATCAAACAAACTTATGAGAAAATTATTGGTCTGTACAAGGCAAAATCTTAATGTGTGGTTTATATGTTTACAATCTTAATGTTTTATTCAGATTCAAAGCTTTAAGGCAAAGCTTTTAGCACAAGAGTTCTCATCTTTAAGGAACATGGTCAAGATATCGATAATGCTTCTGTATTTAGCAGTCAAACGCATCTTACATTTTTATTACTGGCCATGGAGCAAACGCCGTTAGttctttttgtaaaatagagttttagtGGCTAACCAGCATTTAATGaccataaatataaattaaaaacagtaaaatagaATCAATTATTTCCCAAATGCATGTtggtgattttatatttttatatcctCTGTTATTTGTAATTTCCCTCTTATTGCAAAACCCTAATTGAACCACTGAACATAAAATTTCTCTTTTCAACTTAGATTTGTTGTGCTGAACCCTGAAATTAACTTGCTATGAACCCTAGATTTTGGAAGTCGTATTCCACTTCGATTCAGATCACCAATCTCATTCGCTTCCTCTATTGGATCCGCTTCATTTGCGTTCAAACAAACAAGTAATCATAATCTTCTCACGGATCCctcatttttctccttttcctttctGCGTTTAATTCATAtcggagaaagagagagagaaagtgagagaAGAACAAAACGTCAATAGGCGACAAAGATGGTGGCTAGAAGGTAGCTAAGGTGGCAGAGCCCATGACCTCATCATTGCGCTTCACCTCCTCAACACCATCACtggtttctctctctttctcttgcttctttctctctctaacgCTATTCTTAATCTGAATTGCTGACTGCAGCAGAAATTTCCTCAATTAGGATTTTATACATCGGTTCattaattcacaattttttttaattattgtgatttttattCGAAATATGAAGCGAACCATTTTCATTCATGGCATCAAGTTTTGATAGCCGGGAAAAGGATCATTTCTTTAACACTGATGAAGAAGTTCAGGAATCTGCACAGGTATTTATTTATGCATTTACCATCAGCTTTGTTCGATTTTTCATTCAATTAGCTTGTGTGTTtatgtaatttgtaatttatttggTTTTGAAGGGGAAATATAGGGATAGAAGTAGGAGTTACTTAATTTGTGCCTTTTTCTACTCTATTGAATTTTGAATACAAAAAAGTTAGAAGTTTGGAAATTCTAagtttattttcatgtattagGATTGCAAAAAGTGTAAAAAGGGGGTTTGTTCTGGGATGCAATCTAACTTTGTTTGCAGTCATATCATTGGGGCAAATCCTTGCAACTTCCTAGAATGTTTCCAAATATCTTTCCACTGGTTACAAGTCAGGTATGTTTTCGTTTCTTTTTGCCAATGCTCAAATATCTTTTTCTGGCTACAGGCACCCATGTACTTGCTCGATAATAAGTTGTCAGCCCCTCTGCCAAACCTTCGACGGAATGAAAAAACAAGCTGTAAGAGTGGCTTTACTCTGTGAAAGTTAGACTAATGGTTCAAATGAATTCATTTACTTTCTTCCTTCTATCTGCATGAATAGTGAAGGTCCGTAACTTTTTGCTCCTTTACAATAGAAGAGTATAAACAAAACTAGAAGTCTAGAACTATATTTCTTCTTTCATGAGGGTGTTGTACCgctatgtttatatttttaaaaggctATAACCTGTTGGCATGTGCTCAGTTCCTTGAGAAAGCCTGGTGATCATGCTATCATATGCAAACTTGCTTATGACAAAGGCATCTTCAAATGGTTTAATTGTCAAGGAAGGAAAGGTGCAATTGCATCCCAAGTCTAGTACAATGTTGTGATTGATATCTCTAGTGttatttttcttagtttttttagTAGAGAAAATTAATTGTCCTTCATGCCTTAGTCTTTCTACACAACAATTTCAATATCTTTTTGTGAGTCGTCCAAACTGTCAATTGATATCTTTTCAgtgtgttattaattattatatttgaatgtAACATTATTTAACAATTTCATAGGAGGGAGGTGGTGGtgattttatacaaaatttcaCAGCTCATGCCAGttagatttatatttttgaaatcgTTCCACGTATGTCATAAGCATGCATTGGGTTACCAATAgtttatgatattttagtgcTTGGATTCTTGTGTAGGGAGATTATACTCAGTTGCCTGCAGCCCAACGGATACAATTGAAGTTTCCATGGACAGTGAGGATTTTCCTAATGCCGATGCTGATTCTAAATCCAAATGAGGTATAAGCCTGATAAAAACCCTCTAGACAACAATTTCTATCTGTTTCTAATTTGTGACTTGTCTTTCTCTCTGTCAAAACTAACCACTGTTGTTtggtatattatattttcattgatgTTGGAAACTGGAATCAAGATGAATAGGTTTTtacttttctaatttatttagtagtaatattattttaacaattttaaagtAGGAAGATGATGACGAATAATTACACAAATTCACTTATGTTATCCTAATtcttactaattaatttatacacaaATTCACTTATGACCAAGTATTTTTACTAGACAGTGGAGCCTCCTACTAGTGAGATGCCATATGATGATTAGTGGAGCCTTTGCGGACCTGGGGTTCTGTGGGTATGCATGAGGCACAATGTCATTAAATGAATTAGAGAGGGATGTTGGAACGAGGCATAGTAGGGTTGTAACTTTGTTCATTAGATATAGAATTTTCTGTTTGTCAATGTATAGTTTCACTGTTCAATCTAATAAAGTTTGGTTCTggattttctatttaaaatttcaaatcgGAAAATCATTCGAATGATAAAAAGTCAATTCCATGGCATGCGCAGAGAAACAATGGTTTAAAGCTTTACTGGAGATATATAAAGGTCAGCAAATGAGTGAAAAAGAACAATCGGATAATTATCGTTTGTAAAATGGTCGCAAGAATTGCCATTAATGGTTTGCACTTTTCAGTTTTGTTGTCCATTAAATGGGCCTTTACCAGCATTCGATATAAAAGCAAGCAATACTTTTAACAGTCTTGGATACAGTGTCCGTAAAAGATATAGTGGCCATTTATATACCAGTAAAGGGATAAACAATGGCTGCAACAAGTGAATTTTGATGTAGTGCAAGTTGTGCAGAACTGTTCTACCCTTTATCATCTACTGCATTAATGTTGTTCATTAGCTATGCTTGGTGTTGATGAAGGCTGTCAGTCTGTGATGATGACTGAGTAGGTCATTGCTTTGTGAGGACTTGTGAAGTAGCCATGCTATGTGACTAAACCATTTGCTGTCTGCTAACTAGAGTTGGTGAGGAAACTTCTTGTGCAATGACTGAATTTGCAAACCTGACCTTTTTCTTCAGTTAGAAGAGCCCTTACTATTGTTTATTCCAACTAGTTTGTTTATTGTCTtgcaaaacaaaatagaaacattAACTTTTCTGTATAAAACTATCattcttgaattataattaCTTTCATAACTTGCATTGGTATACTATTTAAGAAAATTGGTAATTGAGTAGTTCCTTAATTTGCCACATTTGACTGCTAATGTAGAACTGAGttatcaatgttaacattgttgaaatataaacttgatttgggaccttatttttctaaacaagAAAGTCCAAGTTCTAAAAGATTCTAAAAGACATACTAAGCTAAAATTCTAGAAGCATGTTCTAGAATACTCTCCTTAAAAGATAATTCTAGAGTAGCTTATAGAATATTCTAGAATGTGTGGGTAACTTTGTATGTATGAATAAAGTTTTAGAGTCATTTGTAACCATTAGATTAAGTGTGTGTAGGCAAAAACCTAATAATTTGAGAGGAGCCACTAGTATAAATAGGTGTGTTGTATTAGAGTTTATATGAAGCCAATATCAAGCCACAAATCAAGAAGTGATCATTTATACAATAGCTAGTCTCTTACTCCAAAACTTTCTATTATCTCATTCTCAAATATTTCCTTCACTACAAAAATTTTATTCCAACAAATTGGCATCAGAGCTAAAAGGTCCTTTCTAAGGAAATGACAAGTAACAACATGATTTCATTCCAAGTTCCAATGCTCTACAAGAGCAACTATGACAATTGAAGCATCAAGATGAAGGCTCTCCTTGGCACGCAAGATATTTGGGAGATAGTAGAGAAAGGTTACCCCAAGCCAGAAAATGAGGGTAGTCTTTCTCAAACTCAAAAGGATAGTTTAAGAGACTCAAGAAAGATAGGCAAGAAGACTCTTTATCTAATCTATCATGGATTAGATGACAATGCTTTTGAAAAGGTTGCATAAGAAAAGTCAGCAAAAGAAGCATAGAAGAAGCTTCAAACCTCTTACAAGGGAGCATATCTGGTCAAGAAGGTACATCTTCAAACTTTACATATGAAAGAAGGTGAAGTCATCTccgaatgaagaagaagaaagtagtCACAATAATTACTCAAGACGCAAGTTAATTCGATCAACAAAGAAAGTAATCACAATAATAGAAGCCAACGAAGGCGAGGTCGTGATGGAGATCGAGGAAGAGGACAAGGTCATGGACAAGGAAAAGGATGAGGTTGGAGGCCTTATGACGACAACTACAACTTCCAAAGAGGTTATGGGCAAGGCAACTGAAGATCGAGGTATCACAAGTCAAATGTGAAATGTTACAATTGTGAGAAGTTTGATTATTATGCTTCTGAATCTAGAGCTCTTAGCAACAATAGAGTTGAAAAGAAGGCAAACTATGTTGAAGAAATCAATAAAGAAGGTGACACATGATTGATGGTTTGCATGGGTAAAGAGAGAAGTGAAGACAATAGATGGTACCTAGTCACTAGTGCAAACAATCATATATGCGAAAAAAGAAGCATGTTTATGGAACTTGATGAATCGATGAGCAGAAATATGACCTTTGGAGATGAATCCAAGAtataagtgaaaagaaaaggtaaCATTGTTATTCATTTGAAGAATCTTGAGCATTAATTCATCTCAAATATTTCTTATGTGCCAAATATGAAAAGTAATATCTTGAGCCTAGGATAACTCTTAGAAAAAGGTTATGATATTTGCttaaaagacaataacttttctATAAGAGACaatctgatgcaatcctcccaaggagggggcccatcaccagagccatggttaggagactccaagaagattggattagagatgcaggagaaggtcataggattctcatgaaccttaagATAGATTTTggactcatgggctaagtatgaatccacttatctttgtacatattagattagggttttattatttttgggccttataTATATGACTCTATagtgtaggtagggtaccctagtaatgtaggatttttcagtccttgtattttagggcagctatattagtttttgtattagggatagttttgtaatttcatatacattaagtgcactatttgatgtgtgttgagagagaaatttaattgaattgggaaaagTTCAATCctattaaattttggaccaacctaagggggaggtgaacatttgcttgttacactccattgccacatcatataatcacactttgtgcatgcccttcatgctttacatgcttcatgacacctaagcacatttactggagaatcttggatttgatcttggattagtggactgaaccatagctgaaattcactaatcataactagtgaaattttggctccaaatttagttccacaaattcaaattcaagtgacacttaaggctataaatagagaggtcttgtatgtgtattttttcaactttgatcatttgagaaattaaagtTCAAAGTTCAAAGTTCAATCctcattctccctctttttttcCTCCAATTTCGTTCACCTCTCTTCCTTTCCCTCAACtcatcttcttttatcttcaaactCTTATTCATAGCTTTCTATGGTGataagcttgttcttgactcatcttctccttgaagtggcgtctccaatcatctttcctccttttccATTATGctgtcattgatcttcaagaagcaaatgactctattgatgaagaagatcaaaGGTCTACAAACCTATATGGAGCTACATTATGTGGTATTAATAGCATATTCATTTAgctgatgttcttttgcttcctctatcttttgttcggttaattcattttaattcatTGTTTTTCATCGTCTTCTTCATGTATCTCCTCCATTGTCTCGTGGTTTGAAATTGTTTATAGTAGaatcaaaaaataaaccgattaaatcttatatttacacttgtttttgtgttgattttaggttctctcatttttcagtcataatctttttgtgttgaacctttagatctcaattttcttgtaaaatattgattataaaagaaaacacaaagatctaagtgtaaatcacttcatttATGTTGCCTtggagtcatgtttagtcataataattgtcacattatgttctaagtttgttttgaaatttgattttgttgattgaattctagatacatttgttcatgtaatCTTGTAATTCTTAacctatcatttgaattttgaatctaattcattcatgttatttagttcataacatgttctaaatcaattcctagaaatagtcttgttgaactttttttgttttctgagtTTTTTAAATGATGCCTCTGAAGAAATTGAGCTGTGGCTGGATTtgtaaatcaaaataagtcttaagccctcttaaattgtgttatctaataaaattgagcaaaagcaaacataaattgtaactatccaagccttaagcaacataaacattacTCATGATTTTTAGGTTGAAATTTTGGTTGTTGTCAGTTCTGGCACACTGTCTTCTTAATTAACTCTGCTATGACTTGAATAATTTGAGTTTtgagttgaaattttaattggataAAATAGACATCTAGAtgaaaataatggaaaaagaatgaagtcgAAAAATAAATAAGCAAGAAAGTGTGATAAAGATTAACGACAAAATACAAGTCcagaacaataacaaaaaaatgtgcatgcttgatttacttaaaaattattctttattttgagTTGTACTATGATAACTgcgaaatttgagttaatttaatagtcaattttgactaagaatgattaaatttctttactttacctttgtttttaatgaaataatgaaaaaattaatatcattgtaattttttaccaGTAGgaatcaaaagaagaaaatttcaagtgctttggagaaaaattgatgcaaaaacgtgaagaaaaagttgaagattGGAACAACTCGTTTAGCGCGTAGGACAGGCCCAACCTGTCTTCTCGCTTAGTGGCTAGTTCACGCTTAGCGTGAGGAAGACCCATGAAGAAGCCTataggcgcgcttagcgtgaaAGCCCGCGCTTAGCGTGAGGTCATGTGAAATTTAAGCTACCTTGGGCTTATAAAAGGTGtaggaaacaaaagaaaaaagacatcAATCCCTACACACCTAATGACTGAGATACCGAGACTCAGAgctctctaatgaatacatcATAAGCTTGAGTATCTCAAATAGGGGAAACTCTATATCTATGTCCATTATCCCCTTCTCTTCCTTTATTCATCCCTCTTCTTCTATCCACATCATCCCCTAAAGTATAAaatctctcatgacaatgagaggctaaaaccCCATTGTTGGGAGCCTAATAGTCAAATGTCTTTGTAACGTAATCTttccttactatctatttaatgcaatgccaatttttattgtttctttcctgtgttttattgttattgtatgaCCTGATCATCCATGCATTAGTTTTAAGGGTtatacattgggaaatggtaatttCTAAAGAACTAGGAAATGACATCTAAACAATTCATTACTAGGGATAGAGTGACTTTGTTTTGCCTCTGCATACATCTCAAAACTTCATGCAATCTACTATTTTATCTCTGTAAAGGGATTTagagagaataaataaattaggctATTCATCGTGAGGGATCAGGATTGAGCACCTTACTAGATGTGGGTGGAAATTGGAATAGtattaaatagaaaaacaaattaatattacatcaagggTAGTTAAGCATGCTAAGTcccaacatattttaaattctaaattttttttatcatcatttttaagttttactattcttatcttttacattaaaatctcttatttattttatcttctaatctcttatcttttattttaaatctttatcttattccATATCTCtctttatattctattttaaagTTCCTGTGAATTCGACACTTGGACTCTCAAATACTTTACGACTTGAGacaatttggtgcacttgccaataaGTTAACATATTACAAGCCTATTTGACTTCTTGGAGTTGTTCATCTTTTAGATGTATTGCCAAATTTACATAACTAGAATTTTGCTTCgagtcttgtttttaatttctcaatatAATCTAGTGTTATTCTAAGACTTCCACCTTGACTTGtctttttgctttatttttccttgaatcTCATTGAGTCAATATcatgttaaattttcttttggtttagctttcatttcatcctttggtttcttgtttgtctctttttttgtgtttaagtgTTGCCTACAATAAGGATTGAAAGAGGAAATTGGAGGCTAATAACCATCCTAGGAGCACCATTGGATTTGAAGCAACC
This region of Glycine max cultivar Williams 82 chromosome 7, Glycine_max_v4.0, whole genome shotgun sequence genomic DNA includes:
- the LOC121175121 gene encoding uncharacterized protein isoform X1; translated protein: MNPRFWKSYSTSIQITNLIRFLYWIRFICVQTNNEPFSFMASSFDSREKDHFFNTDEEVQESAQAPMYLLDNKLSAPLPNLRRNEKTSWRLYSVACSPTDTIEVSMDSEDFPNADADSKSK
- the LOC121175121 gene encoding uncharacterized protein isoform X2; this encodes MKKFRNLHRHPCTCSIISCQPLCQTFDGMKKQAGDYTQLPAAQRIQLKFPWTVRIFLMPMLILNPNETVEPPTSEMPYDD